The following nucleotide sequence is from Actinomycetes bacterium.
CGACGTCTACCTGCCGAAGTGCGGTCACTGCCGCCTTGACCGACGCGAGCGGCGTGCGCAGGTCGTGGCCGACTGCGGCCAGCAGGGCCGAGCGCAGCCGGTCGACCTCGGCGAGCTCACGACCGCGGGCTGCGTCGTCGGACAGGTCGCGCTCGTCGAGGGCGCGGGCTGCCGCTGCCGCCAGCTGGCCGAGCAGCCGGCGGTCCTCGGCGAAGGGCGTCGGGCCGGCGGCGACCAGCCGCAGCCCCCTGCCCGCGTCGACCTGCACCGCCGGCTGCCCGATGATGACCGGCCCGACGGAGGCGGCGGGTGGGCCACCCGCCGGCCCCACCAGCGCGACCGACGTCATGCCGAAGGCGGTCGCGACCTCGTCCAGCACCGACTCGACGCTGGAGGCGACCGGGCTGGTCGCTACCCGGGCCATGACGAGCGCCTCGGCCCGGCTTCGTTC
It contains:
- a CDS encoding DUF4118 domain-containing protein; protein product: MTPAVGPGRALPGGPAGITTARRGAGAALLVAGLPVLTAVLDASDGLTLASSLLLFLLCVVLIGVIGGVAVATAAALVSFLLANWFLIPPLHTLRIEDRDNLVALAVFVAVAVTSSGLVELAARRRAAAERSRAEALVMARVATSPVASSVESVLDEVATAFGMTSVALVGPAGGPPAASVGPVIIGQPAVQVDAGRGLRLVAAGPTPFAEDRRLLGQLAAAAARALDERDLSDDAARGRELAEVDRLRSALLAAVGHDLRTPLASVKAAVTALRQVDV